A region from the Simiduia sp. 21SJ11W-1 genome encodes:
- a CDS encoding HlyD family secretion protein, whose amino-acid sequence MNAKTPLGDLVNQVPSSAPLPIKKRYLLATAAATAACTLLATYWFFTPANSNHASNPLAQTATDTSPNATTIDAFDRATPSLIGRATSSLSADITVQSAGTLVSKIAEGESFKVTEGAAIFTLANPELVERLKLKQIELAALKSRRITRAKTIDYDILQHQSTMEESRLQWQLASEVTRANQNLHSKNVISDIDMRRYELEEKTAQLQVAFAEKKAAFLTDNKRDLLAELDSDIQTAELEIQGLERKVAELTITAPFSGTFIVADNLSANTGAYLNANTRLGTLHDMRQPEFRVRMSNQDVAAHNAQAHYELVTNSQRLHLQLVRKTQGSEGGTGSLVFTLSDTSNNTQQFLYGDTLKIQLRQ is encoded by the coding sequence ATGAATGCAAAAACGCCCCTTGGCGATTTGGTAAACCAGGTTCCTTCATCCGCCCCCCTACCCATTAAAAAACGCTACCTGCTGGCCACGGCGGCGGCCACCGCCGCGTGCACCCTGCTTGCCACCTACTGGTTTTTCACGCCTGCAAACAGCAATCACGCCAGCAACCCTTTGGCGCAAACCGCCACTGATACAAGCCCCAATGCCACAACAATTGACGCGTTTGATCGCGCTACGCCTTCGCTGATTGGGCGAGCAACAAGCAGTTTAAGCGCAGACATCACGGTGCAATCTGCCGGCACATTGGTGAGCAAAATCGCCGAGGGTGAAAGCTTTAAGGTCACAGAAGGCGCGGCGATTTTTACACTTGCCAACCCTGAACTGGTAGAGCGCCTGAAGCTTAAACAAATAGAACTTGCCGCACTGAAGTCGCGCCGCATTACCCGTGCAAAAACCATCGACTACGACATACTTCAACACCAGTCCACCATGGAAGAGTCGCGCCTGCAATGGCAACTGGCCAGCGAAGTTACCCGCGCCAACCAGAATTTGCACAGCAAAAATGTGATTTCAGATATCGACATGCGCCGCTATGAACTGGAAGAGAAAACCGCCCAACTGCAAGTGGCATTTGCTGAAAAGAAAGCCGCATTTTTAACCGACAACAAGCGCGACCTTTTGGCCGAACTCGATAGCGACATCCAAACCGCTGAACTGGAAATTCAGGGGCTTGAGCGCAAGGTGGCAGAGCTGACCATCACCGCGCCCTTTAGCGGCACATTTATTGTGGCCGACAACCTCAGTGCCAATACCGGCGCCTACCTCAATGCCAACACTCGCCTCGGCACCTTGCACGACATGCGCCAGCCCGAATTCCGTGTGCGCATGAGCAATCAAGACGTGGCAGCCCACAATGCCCAGGCACATTATGAGCTTGTAACCAACAGCCAACGCTTGCACTTGCAACTGGTGCGCAAAACCCAAGGCTCCGAGGGTGGCACCGGCTCTTTGGTATTTACACTCAGCGATACAAGCAACAACACCCAACAATTTCTCTACGGCGACACGCTTAAAATTCAGCTGCGCCAGTAA
- a CDS encoding ABC transporter ATP-binding protein — MPDTILRAQNLSKHYGQHAVLNDVSFAITQGEFVALMGPSGHGKSTLLNICGLLDRPCTGELFIAEANAAGIDARTMASVRQQHLGYVFQDFCLVDDATVLENVLLPTQQRPANAAPEVLARAQTLLEQVGMKGFEQHLPHQLSGGQKQRAAIARALINQPTLILADEPTGSLDSENTRAVLEIFEQLHADGATILMVTHDQSVASRASRTLQVCDGRVA, encoded by the coding sequence ATGCCCGATACCATCTTGCGCGCCCAAAATTTGTCTAAGCACTATGGCCAACACGCCGTACTTAACGACGTAAGCTTTGCCATCACCCAAGGAGAGTTCGTGGCACTGATGGGCCCCTCGGGCCACGGCAAAAGCACCCTGCTGAATATCTGCGGGCTGCTGGATAGGCCCTGCACCGGCGAGCTGTTTATTGCCGAAGCCAACGCCGCCGGTATTGATGCGCGGACCATGGCCTCCGTGCGTCAACAACACCTGGGCTATGTGTTTCAGGACTTTTGCTTGGTAGACGATGCCACCGTGCTGGAAAACGTGCTGTTACCCACACAGCAGCGCCCGGCAAACGCGGCGCCAGAAGTACTGGCGCGCGCCCAAACACTACTAGAGCAGGTTGGCATGAAAGGCTTTGAACAACACCTGCCCCATCAACTTTCCGGCGGGCAAAAGCAACGGGCGGCCATTGCCCGCGCATTGATCAACCAACCCACACTGATTTTGGCCGATGAACCCACCGGCAGCCTAGACAGCGAAAACACCCGCGCCGTGCTGGAAATCTTCGAGCAGCTCCACGCCGACGGCGCAACGATTTTAATGGTTACCCACGACCAATCAGTAGCCAGCCGTGCCAGCCGCACCCTGCAGGTATGTGACGGGAGAGTGGCATAA